The following DNA comes from Methanothermus fervidus DSM 2088.
ATTATAAGAAAAGTGATTAAAGACATAAAAGAAGGAAATTTAAATTTGGAAGATCTTGTCATACATACACAAATAACAAAAAAATTGGATGAATATAAACAAATAGGACCTCATGTGATTGCAGCAAAAAAAGCTTTAAGAAGAGGAAGAAGAATAGATCCCGGAGCAATCATCAGATATATAATAGTTAAAGGATCAAGGCCAATCAGTGAAAGAGCAGAACCCATTGAAGATGTTTCGCTAGAAGATTATGATCCTCAATACTATATTGAGCACCAAGTTTTACCAGCAGTTTCAAGAATAATGAAAGCATTAGGATATTCTGATGAAGATTTAAAAAGTATTATATATGGTGAAAGGCAGGCAAGTTTAGATTCTTTCCTATAAAAAATAGTCTTGATGAAAATGTATAAGACAGTATTTTTTGATATAGATGATACACTCTATAATACTTCTGAATTTGCTGAATTAGCACGTAAGGCAGCATTAGACGCCATGATAGAGGCAGGATTGCCTTTATCTCGTTCTAAAGCCTATAAGTTGCTCAGAGATATTATAAAAGAAAAAGGTTCTAATTATGGAAAACATTTCAATTTATTGACTAAAAGAGTCTTAGGTAAAGAAGATCCGCTATTGATAGCTTTAGCTGTTATAACATACCACAATGTTAAATTTGCACATCTAAAACCATTTCCAGAAACAATACCTACTTTATTGTATCTGAAATGTAAAGGATATAAAATAGGTGTGATATCAAATGGATTAACAATAAAACAATGGGAAAAATTGATTAGATTAGGTATTCATCATTTCTTCGATGTGGTAGTTACATCAGAAGAAGTTGGAGTAGAAAAACCAGAACCTGGTATATTTAAGGAAGCCTTAAAAAGAATAAAATCAAAAGCTGAAGAAGCAGTGATGGTAGGGGATAAACTTAAAGAAGATATTTTAGGCGCTGTCAAAGTTGGAATGTCTGCAGTGTTAATAGGTGATATATCTGAAAAAGAAAAAGAATATTTAAAAAAATTAGAAAATAAAACAAATAAGAAAATATATGTAATCTCAAAATTAGATGAATTAAAAGAGATTTTATGAATTTTCTAAATTTGGTGATTATATGGAATATAATTACTATCATGATGAACTCATGGTTGAATTATTTGAAATTTTAAAACAGCCAAAAGACCTTGATAGTTTGGATCTTTCAGACACATTTGTTGAAAATCTTGTTTTAAAAATAATTTCAATGCATGGTACTATTAGAACAAGTAAAATAAAGGAGATAACAGGATTACATTTAGATATATTGGAAGAAGTTTTGCATGAGTTAGAGAGAAGAGAATTATGTGCACAAGTTAAAGGTGGGTTTTTATTTTCAAGTGTTGATTATACGATTACTAAAAAAGGAAGAGAATTTGCCGAAAGAATAATGAAAGAAAATCCATACATAGGGATGGCACCTGTTTCATATGATAGATATTACAAAGTGATGGAGGCTCAATTAAAGGGTAGATTTCCAATTGAGATTCCAGAAGAAGTTATAGAGGAAGCATTTAAAGGAGTTGTTGGAGCTGAACATGCTAAAGAAGCACTAGTAGATTCATGTACATCTGGTAGAGGTGTGTTTATTTATGGACCACCAGGTACTGGTAAAACATTTCTTACAAGTAAAATGTCTAAATTGCTCCCACCAATAATAATACCTAAATATGTGGAGTTTGGAGGACAAGTTGTTGAATTATATGATCCTGATTTCCATGTATTGTGTAAAGAACAGCCAGAAGATCCTCGGTGGGTTAAAATATATGCACCTTTTGTGTTTACAGGTGCTGAGTTAAGTTTAGAGAAATTAGATACAAATTACAACCATAATAAGGGCGTTTATGAATCTTCACCCATTATAAAAGCAAATGGTGGTGTTTTATTAATAGATGATTTAGGAAGACAAAGGGATGACCATGAAGTAATACTTAATAGACTTATAGTACCTATGGAGAACAAAATAGATACTGTCTATATAAGAGGAGTACCTGTAAGTTTTTATTCACATTTCATACCAGTTTTTTCAACAAATTTAGACATAAGTATAATGGACGAAGCTCACTTGAGGAGAGCACCAATTCATGTATTTTTAGGTCCTCCATCAACAGATGAAATCGCAAAAGTATTCAAAAACAATTTAGATAAATTAGGAGAATTATATACAGATGAAGCAATAGAAAGATTCACAAAAACATATAAACCAACTGATGAAGGCGGTGAAGGATTAGAACCAACTTTTGCTCATGCAAGAGATATAGCTGAAATAGCACAAGCAGTGAGAATAAGATTAGGTAAAGAATATATTGATGAAGAAGTAGTTGAGGAAGCATTGAATAGACATGTGTTAATAACTCTACAGAGGAAAAATATAGATATAACTGCAGAAGGTAAAATAAGGACATATAGAATAGAAACTTCAGAGATAGAAAAAACAAAAGAAATATTGTTAAAAGAAGGTGCTTTACAAGTTTCTACAGAATCAAATTCTGTAATTGTAGACGTTGATAATACAGTGACACCCTCACAAATCCTAAAAGTTCTTGAAAATAATGGAATAATACCTAATAAAGTAGAAATAATAGGTGAAACTGATCGAGAACTAAGAAAATTTGTTTTAACAGAGGGATAGTTGAAAGCTATACTAACTCAGCTTTAGCTTTTTTAAATGCATTGTACAATTCATCATCATAGGCTACAAGTATTATTTTAATCTTTTTCCCCTTTCTTTCTAAAAATTTTTTCATTACTTCAATCATTGATTTAGCAGCTTTTTCTTTTGGTAAACCACCAACTCCAGTACCCATACCGGGGAAAGCAACAGATGATACTTTTAATCTTAATGCTTCTTCTAAGGCAGCAGATGTCGCCTTTTTTATAGTTTCTATATCTGTAGGTTGGGAAGGTTTTTTCATCGTTGGTGCATGTATGACATATCTTGCTTTTAATTTTCCAGCAGTTGTAGATATTGCATCGCCAATATCTATAGGGGCTTTAGACATTGCTTCCTTTTCTATTTCTTTTCCTCCACGATTTTTTATTGCTAATGCTACACCGCCACCCATTTTTCCATATGAATTCGCAGGATTTACGATTGCATCTGCCTTAACTTCCGTAATATCTCCTTTTATAATTTCTATTTTATCTTTCAAGTGTTTATCCTCCACACTTTTTAATAATTTATTTAACTTTTTTGTTAAAATAAAATTATTCAAACACAATGTATATATATGAAAGAAACTTTGTATTTCTAATGTACATTAATTAATATCAAAGGAGGTGAAATTAGTGAGAAAATTTACATTGCTGATGTTACTGTTGATAGTAATTTCAATGAGTGGAATTGCAGGAGCTGCAGAAGTAAAGAATCTAAACACGAGCAAAACATTCACTAAAATTCAGGAGGCTATTGATGATCCAAGTACAACAGATGGCAATATAATAATCGTTGGTCCAGGTAATTATACAGAAAATATACTAGTAAATAAGTCTCTAACTTTGAAATCTAATGGAAGTGCAATAATTAATGCTGTAAGTTCTGAAAAATCTACCATAACAATAAAAGCAAACAATGTGTGGATTGAAGGATTTATAATTATTGGAGGAAAAAATGGAATTTACATGGAAAATGTTACTGGTTGTACAATAACTAACAATACAATACAAAATGCCTTTGTCAGTGGGTGGGAATACTATGGAGGAAATGGAATTTGCTTAGTAAATTCCACAAACAACACTATAACTAATAATATCATCAGAAATAACACATGGAATGGCATTAACGTTTGTGAGTCCAAAGGAAACATTATTAAAAACAATACAATAATGTATAGTGGAGGAATAGGAATTTACGTTTGGGGATTTAACAAATTCGAAGGAAACAATATAATTGAAAATAATAGAATTATAAATGCAACCTATGGAGGTATATATCTATTTAGACCCTCAAATAACAAAATTTGTAGGAACTATATTGCAAATGTCAGCAGTGGTGGAGGAGGAATGTCAGGTGCCATTTGCATAGATGTATCAGATTACAACATTGTCAAAGACAACATTGGTATTAATTGTGATGGAGGATTATTTACAGATGGAATGATAGGCAATGAGATAACCAATAATATATTCAAAAATTGTAAAGTAGCAGTGAGTGAAAGTACTTATGGTCCAGCATCTAGGAACAATAAAATATATGGAAATTACTTTATTAACTACGAAACTGCAATATCTGATCCAAAAGGAGAATTAGTTGATAATATCTGGAATACAACTGAAGGTGGCAATTATTGGTCAAATTACACAGGAAATAATACAGGAGATGGAACTGGTAACATCCCATACTACTATGACAATAAACCATTAGTTGTCGATTTAGCAATTGAAGATATTGCAGCAAAGCCATCAGGAATAGAAGTACGTGTTAAAAATTTAGGAAAGGCAGATATCAAAAAAATAGACCCATTAACTAAACTCAAAATAAAAATAAGTTGTGATAATGATGTATATGAAACATTTATAGATCCACTTTCTGCAGGAGAATCACAAATTGTAAGATGGGACAAAATTGTTCCAGAAGGAAATCATACAATAAAAGCTGAAATTCCATACAGTGCTGAAGGTTATTTAATAGGAACAAATATCAGAGATGCAGACATCAGTAACAATGTATTCTCAAAAATTGTGCAAGGTTTTGTTCAAAACAAAACCTTCACAATAACCCTAACAAACTTAGGAAAATCAACAATAACCATAAAATATTACATCTCAATCTACACAAATCCAGTTAATGGAACTAAAGTCAGCTATAGAGAATTAACAATAACTCTAAAGCCAAATGAAACAAAAACAATAGAGTTAGGTAAATATCCATTTAAATATGCAGTATCTGGAACAATGATTGTCAA
Coding sequences within:
- a CDS encoding Appr-1-p processing domain protein (COGs: COG2110 phosphatase homologous to the C-terminal domain of histone macroH2A1~InterPro IPR002589~KEGG: mka:MK0950 hypothetical protein~PFAM: Appr-1-p processing domain protein~SMART: Appr-1-p processing domain protein~SPTR: Q8TWT2 Predicted phosphatase homologous to the C-terminal domain of histone macroH2A1~PFAM: Macro domain), whose translation is MKDKIEIIKGDITEVKADAIVNPANSYGKMGGGVALAIKNRGGKEIEKEAMSKAPIDIGDAISTTAGKLKARYVIHAPTMKKPSQPTDIETIKKATSAALEEALRLKVSSVAFPGMGTGVGGLPKEKAAKSMIEVMKKFLERKGKKIKIILVAYDDELYNAFKKAKAELV
- a CDS encoding HAD superfamily (subfamily IA) hydrolase, TIGR02253 (COGs: COG1011 hydrolase (HAD superfamily)~InterPro IPR005834: IPR005833: IPR011950: IPR006402: IPR 006439~KEGG: mth:MTH209 hypothetical protein~PFAM: Haloacid dehalogenase domain protein hydrolase~SPTR: O26311 Uncharacterized HAD-hydrolase MTH_209~TIGRFAM: HAD superfamily (subfamily IA) hydrolase, TIGR02253; HAD-superfamily hydrolase, subfamily IA, variant 3; HAD-superfamily hydrolase, subfamily IA, variant 1~PFAM: haloacid dehalogenase-like hydrolase~TIGRFAM: haloacid dehalogenase superfamily, subfamily IA, variant 3 with third motif having DD or ED; haloacid dehalogenase superfamily, subfamily IA, variant 1 with third motif having Dx(3-4)D or Dx(3-4)E; HAD superfamily (subfamily IA) hydrolase, TIGR02253), producing MYKTVFFDIDDTLYNTSEFAELARKAALDAMIEAGLPLSRSKAYKLLRDIIKEKGSNYGKHFNLLTKRVLGKEDPLLIALAVITYHNVKFAHLKPFPETIPTLLYLKCKGYKIGVISNGLTIKQWEKLIRLGIHHFFDVVVTSEEVGVEKPEPGIFKEALKRIKSKAEEAVMVGDKLKEDILGAVKVGMSAVLIGDISEKEKEYLKKLENKTNKKIYVISKLDELKEIL
- a CDS encoding Carbohydrate-binding and sugar hydrolysis (COGs: COG3420 Nitrous oxidase accessory protein~InterPro IPR011050: IPR006633: IPR006626~KEGG: mth:MTH716 cell surface glycoprotein (s-layer protein)~SMART: Carbohydrate-binding and sugar hydrolysis; Parallel beta-helix repeat~SPTR: P27373 Cell surface glycoprotein~TIGRFAM: parallel beta-helix repeat (two copies)) — encoded protein: MRKFTLLMLLLIVISMSGIAGAAEVKNLNTSKTFTKIQEAIDDPSTTDGNIIIVGPGNYTENILVNKSLTLKSNGSAIINAVSSEKSTITIKANNVWIEGFIIIGGKNGIYMENVTGCTITNNTIQNAFVSGWEYYGGNGICLVNSTNNTITNNIIRNNTWNGINVCESKGNIIKNNTIMYSGGIGIYVWGFNKFEGNNIIENNRIINATYGGIYLFRPSNNKICRNYIANVSSGGGGMSGAICIDVSDYNIVKDNIGINCDGGLFTDGMIGNEITNNIFKNCKVAVSESTYGPASRNNKIYGNYFINYETAISDPKGELVDNIWNTTEGGNYWSNYTGNNTGDGTGNIPYYYDNKPLVVDLAIEDIAAKPSGIEVRVKNLGKADIKKIDPLTKLKIKISCDNDVYETFIDPLSAGESQIVRWDKIVPEGNHTIKAEIPYSAEGYLIGTNIRDADISNNVFSKIVQGFVQNKTFTITLTNLGKSTITIKYYISIYTNPVNGTKVSYRELTITLKPNETKTIELGKYPFKYAVSGTMIVKNPSRYRIPLNLRIKYEIEGLNPQMREISKYIAPRGEFRYIARYTGKEEGYADVW
- a CDS encoding AAA ATPase (COGs: COG0606 ATPase with chaperone activity~InterPro IPR003593~KEGG: mth:MTH210 hypothetical protein~SMART: AAA ATPase~SPTR: O26312 Conserved protein~PFAM: Magnesium chelatase, subunit ChlI), producing the protein MEYNYYHDELMVELFEILKQPKDLDSLDLSDTFVENLVLKIISMHGTIRTSKIKEITGLHLDILEEVLHELERRELCAQVKGGFLFSSVDYTITKKGREFAERIMKENPYIGMAPVSYDRYYKVMEAQLKGRFPIEIPEEVIEEAFKGVVGAEHAKEALVDSCTSGRGVFIYGPPGTGKTFLTSKMSKLLPPIIIPKYVEFGGQVVELYDPDFHVLCKEQPEDPRWVKIYAPFVFTGAELSLEKLDTNYNHNKGVYESSPIIKANGGVLLIDDLGRQRDDHEVILNRLIVPMENKIDTVYIRGVPVSFYSHFIPVFSTNLDISIMDEAHLRRAPIHVFLGPPSTDEIAKVFKNNLDKLGELYTDEAIERFTKTYKPTDEGGEGLEPTFAHARDIAEIAQAVRIRLGKEYIDEEVVEEALNRHVLITLQRKNIDITAEGKIRTYRIETSEIEKTKEILLKEGALQVSTESNSVIVDVDNTVTPSQILKVLENNGIIPNKVEIIGETDRELRKFVLTEG
- a CDS encoding replicative DNA polymerase I (COGs: COG0417 DNA polymerase elongation subunit (family B)~InterPro IPR006134~KEGG: mth:MTH208 DNA-dependent DNA polymerase family B protein~PFAM: DNA polymerase B region~SPTR: O26310 DNA-dependent DNA polymerase family B (PolB2)~PFAM: DNA polymerase family B), encoding MEVLILEKEIILKRVNEFLDHINKKLPESMELEFEGYYKRGFFVTKKRYALIEDDKIIVKGLEFVRRDWAPIAKKTQEKVLYTILKEGSPKKAEKIIRKVIKDIKEGNLNLEDLVIHTQITKKLDEYKQIGPHVIAAKKALRRGRRIDPGAIIRYIIVKGSRPISERAEPIEDVSLEDYDPQYYIEHQVLPAVSRIMKALGYSDEDLKSIIYGERQASLDSFL